The genomic window aaaaactagcatATTGCCTTAGATTGTCTGTTCTCCTTGTATATTTTAACGCTATCCGCGTCATGTTTGTATTGTGAATATGTACATTATTGAATGGGGTGCATCGTTGATCAACACATCTTAGTTGCTGAGACgagcggtctctctctctctcagctgtgaTTGGTTGAAGGCTGTATTATTTGAATAattaaataccccccccccccccctaactgtTATGTCAGACTGCTATATGGAAGAAGGAAAAATATGATGCAATGGGATATTTAAGCAATATGTAATATATTCTATCAACTTTCTGGAGAAAGTAAGCTTACAGTGTTACGCGTTGCTCTGAGATGTATGTTTTTCTCCCCCAGGTGTGTTTGTTCTCCAGAAAACATCGCACTGTTCGTTCGTTCGTTCCACCCGTCACTCACGCGTCAACGTTTGTAATCTTTAGTGTTGAGCATTTTATGCAAAAGTTAGATATGCCCGGCAGAAGTTTAAACACAGTTATATGCAAGTGGTCAACTAATAAGGCTTCGCTGATGCTATTTGCAATTTGATGTTGAATACTACAATTGTAAATAAAGAATTGTTATTGCAACCTTTAATCTAGTTCCGCTATATTATTGAATCATATTTTGTCGATACTGCACTGTTTGAGGGGAGAGCCTAGCCTGCAAGGAAGCGTCTCGTTGTCCTCACTGTGTAGCCTTACAGTATGACATGCTCTGTGTGTATAACAAATACACGTTGAATtaaatattgttttgtgtttagaTGCAAAAAGAAGTATGATCCTGAAAGTGGAGATATTATTTAAATTGATGGATGGGTAATTGAAAGCCAATTGCGTTGAGTGTTTGTCACGTACTTTGCAAGTTGTTGAATGCATGCTTTTAGTTAGATTGGACGATGCGTTACAGCTGTGATGCGGCTCAGTACTGTGAGTAGCTGGGACACGGGGAAGGGAAGGAAGTGTGAATGGGATAGTGATGGTAATGTTATTTAACCGTTTAACAAATCAACACCTCTCTGTTTCCATATTGCTCTGTTTGAATTGTTCGTTTTATCACGTCTTGCGTGATGCTGTTTTGTAAATTAATGAGGATTAAATTATTAATGGTTCTAACATAAACCGATTTGTTCGTTTTGTACTTCACTTACAGATTTATTTTCCAGTGGCATAATAACAACAATTTACGATCACTTTTTTATTAAATGAAATATTTCGGATATGATAGAAGCAAGCAACATAATTAAATGTTAGGCTACATAGGATTTCAGCAtacaccttttatttattttagaaaaCACATGTTTTATAGGCTGATTCATTACAATCATCATTATCTTAATTAACCATCCCCATCTAAATGTATCGAAAAGAAGTAATGAGGGGGGGGACATAAATCGAGTTGACATTCGATTTTAAATGAGTTGTTTCTCTCAATAGGGTTTGGGATAACTGTAACCTTACCAATGGGCCTACCAGAATATTGGTTTTGGTACACGTTtaccaaaaatgttttttatttgttttatttttttaaacgtcAATAAGGTGGTATTGTGttcgcttgtgtgtgtgcgtggggggTTTGTAATGTAAAAAAAGGTGGAATCCTCCTGGGATTTGAGACGCAAGCAGGGTGACCATAGCTGCTCTCTGACCAATAGCAGGAGTGCAGCATCTCGAGACCATTTCATGAGTCCGGTACCATTAACCGTTCTGTATACAGCGTTCAGTTCAGTAGATACACCGGAACAACAAAGACACACGGAGGGTATCCTACCTGCTCCTGTCTCCCCTCTACTTTACCTTCATAGGATTCTATCGGCAAGATAAAGCGGCACACACTTGTAGACAAATATTAGTGTTTTGTCTTCGGACGACAACAACAAACAAATATTTAAATTGGGAACTTCAGatttataaatcaaatcaaaatcaaatctctCCCATTTATAAATAATCTCCTTTGAGGTAAGTCCGATTTTAAGATTGATCCTtcgcaaaaaaatgttttaactgcTTTAAAATATTATTATATTGCTATGTGTAAAATCGCTTTAGACCTATATAATTAGGCAACGTTTTAAATTATTTCTTGTAATTTCTCATCACTTTCCTTTATTATTTCTATAGACAATTTTATGCAGAAATGATCCATCTATAGCGCTCTTATAACCCGTTGTTAATAGCCATTGAACTGGTCTCGCCCTAATGCGTTTTAAAGGAGAGGTGACTTGCGATAGCTTCATTAATGTTGACCTCTGCCGTTGACCCGGTGTTCTTTAATTTGGGTGTCATGACCCTGATTTGTCTCAGTTACTGCTGGCTACCACCCACTCACTAGCCGCCCTGTGACGGGGAGGCCATGGCCCCTACAACTCATACTGCTCGTTTACAGGGATTCACAGTCGAGCACCAATTTAAAGTGGTTTACTCTGCAGGCTCAGGCATCACATTAAAGATATTGACGAACGTCAACTGTGTGTTTTGCGAACTGGAAAAAATGCCCAAacagctgtttttttttattgtaagtGCTGTGAACGCAGTAAGTTtggtaaatttaaaaaaatcagtCCTCTTAAATTTAGGAATACATTTTCATGAATTTGTAAAGTGACAATATGTGTATAACTTTTAATATAATTAGTTTTAAGATTTCGGAACCATCCGTTCCTGCAGAAATTCGATCTTGTTAAACTGCTGTAGCCGTATAAGATTGGTATTATTCTAATAGCGATTAGATTAATGTTAAATATGATATTTTCATATTGTGCGATAATTGAAATTACAACCTTTTTTCTTTCGTTAATTGACATGAATATTGCGATGCAGGCTTATAAGCAATGTTTGTATTTCGTTCAGCAATCCTGTGATTTGACAGAAATATATTGATGACGTTTTTTAAAAATAACTAACCAACAATTAATTGTATTCtctttaaatgtattttgagCGGATATAGGCCTTTAAAAAGCATGCATTATTAGTTCGTTACCAAATTCCATTATTGTAGACtaattgatttaattatgttTCCTATTTGAAATCGGTTTATTAATCTTCAAATAATGATCTAGAAAATAAACTTGAGAGATAAAACTTAAATTTAGAAAAATATTTAAGGTAAGTGCTGGAAGTAAAGCTAAAatctctccacctctatctctctccaggcCGAATAGCTACAACGTCGACTAATTCCTATTCAAATCATCACAGATTGGCTCTGCCTCCCCGCCTGCTGTGATGTCTCTGTCCAGCATCCCCGCCGTGAAGGACAAGCCGTTCCACTCCAACCCCCTCAAAGGCAGGCCTGTCCGGGGTTCGGGTTACTACGCTGCCCCGCTGCCCGGAGCCCACCACTACATGAACATCTTCAGGAGCTCTCAGCATCCCCTCCACCCGCTCAAGTCTCTGGGACGGCTAGTCACCGACACCCAGGCAGTCATGCCGTTCAACTTCACCACCGGAACACCCTCGTTCTTCGGCAACGGCGGCCACCAAGCCACAGCCGTTAACGTTCTTCACGAGCAGATCTTCAACGTATCGCACATCCCGTACTTCAACCGGATGATGCCGGGAGTAGGACACACGATTTACTCCAAGCACGAGGAGCTGGCAGCGGTGGTGACCGAGCACGCCATCCGCCCGTTATCTGTAGGCCTATCAGACTTCAGTAGTCCCGTCTCGAGCAAGAGGTCCTCCGCTCCCTCACCGTCTAAAGAAAGTTTATTCCACCTCAGGGGAACCGAACTATCACCGGAGACAACGCGCACTTATAGTTTCAGCGAGGACGACCTTTTCATGGTCCTGTATGGATGTTCCCGGAGCCAGGTGCAGAATTCCGGTCAAGCCATCTCCGGAGTAGCCCTGCTTGGGAACTCAGGTAGACAGATACAGCTATATCAAAGGTTAATTTCCTTCAAGGAAAACGTGTGTACTTGCTTCAGCTGTCCAAAAGTATGTTAAGAAGAAGTTAACATTGTTAGatgcggggcggcaggtagcctagtgcttagaccagtaaacgaaaggttgctggatcggatccccgagctgacaaggtaaacatctgtcgttctgcccctgaataaggcagttccccggtaggctgttaagaatgtattcttaactgacttgcctagttaaatataaaaaaaagatGCAACAACCACTTGGGGCTGGATAATTAATCAGTAGGCAATAAGTATGTATTTCTATTTCTAACGGGGACTTTATGGTTTACCTATATCATGAAACCAAACTGTCAATTCCAGGAGGGTTAATCTAGGTCTGAGAAACCAGCTCATATTGTCAGTCGTCTGTGTTCGATGTGTAATGCTCACCATTGATGACCAGCATCATTCACCAGCAACATTCACCAGCAACATTCTCTTCAACAGTTTGCAACAGCGAACAACTCACCTTGGAAACTGAGGCGCTTGGACTTCCAGAAGgtaatatctctctgtctgtctgtctgtctgtctgtctgtctgtctgtctgtaaagggTGTTAAGTTTAACGTGTTTTTAAATGTGATTTACAGGGTTATCTATCCACCAGACAAGTTACGGCAGTTTGTCCCACTACGGAATTTACGCAGAGAAGAGCGCCATCACAAAGGGAACCCGGTTCGGCCCATTTCAGGGGAAACTGGTCAATACCAGCGAGATCAAAACATATGACGACAACACGCTGATGTGGGAGGTCAGTTATTATATGatgttttattttgtgtgtgtgttttatttatcGTTAGATaaaacgtttttatttttttaaacttttgtgTTTTATGTTGTCCATTTATGTTGTCCATTAACCATTAACCAGTAAATGTGGGCCTAATAGCTACAACGTGCAGTTTAAACAATTTGTAGCCACGTCAACTTCTGTGCCATGAAAATAAGTGATTTTTGGAGTTCTATATCGAACATGTTGCTTCTTTGGACGAAATGAAAGAGCCATTTACTAACAAAGGTTCAGGCCTATATAGGACCTTGAGAGTTATATCCCTGCCCAGAGTGTAATGTGAATTTGAGCAGACAACAGCGAACAGAAAGCTAACACAGTCACATCGCGCTTGTGAAATGTCAGCTAACTAGCTCCCTTTTCATTTGGTTTCAGACGTTTTGCATTGACATTTATATCCATATTAATGATGCTGCTGCTATGATTTCGCCAGGTTAGAAAAACGACTAGCTGACGACGTCCGACAGGTTACCTCTCTATGGCAGGGGGAGAGCCGAGGTCGCTGTGGCAAACGGCGAGGTTCATACAAACACGCTGTTGCTAACTAAATGCTAGCTAGAGGAAATCATGTATCTAATGAATGTATACACTCTtagatttaaaaacaaaaaattaGGGTTCTAAATAAAAACCCTTTGGTCAATTCAAAATGTAATTGCCATTCCAGCATAAACATACAAGAGGACAGTGATCGAACTTGCAAAAAGCCTACCGATAAGGCAACAACAAGCCATACCGTACTGGTCCATAGAGATGTCAGCCAGAGTTGATGCCAAGATTGACATGGGCCATCATTCAAACGAACAAATACCTCCCGGTCCACCAGTACATATTTCCAAACTATGTTGGTATATAATGACAACAACATCTAAAAACTATTCAGGTGTTCATTATTTAATTgtttgttatattatattattggcTATAAATATTCAAATGTATTAGTAGTAGCCGTAATTCATAAATGGCACCATGAAGGGTTCCATATAAAAACAATTTTGGTTCCGTGATGAACCACCCCTTGGGGTTCTGATCTAAGAACCCTGTGATGAAAGGGTTCTATATAGGTGTTCCATATAGGAAGCAAGCGAttagaacccttttttgttctATAGGGAACAAATGTTTTTGTTCTAACATGTTCTCCCTGTCCGCTGATCCAGGTGTTCAAGAACGGCGGGTTGAGTCACTTTGTCGACGGCCGGGGCTCGTCGGGTAACTGGATGTCCCTGGTGAAGTGCGCACGCTTCCCAGAAGAGCAGAACCTGATCGCGGTACAGAGTAAGGGACAGATCTTCTACGAGGCCTGTAAGGAGGTCCAGCCGGGCCAGGAGCTGCTGGTCTGGTACGGGGACTGCTATGTTCAGTTCCTGGGGATTCCTCTCACTCTGAAGGACTCGCTGGAGGAGGGGAATACCATGCTTCCACTTGAAGGTAAGGACAGTTCATATAGagtatcattattttatttttttccagtGGGAACTTCATTTGTGGGTGGCATATATGACCCGTTATTCGTGCATACCTATTTGCATGTTTAATATATGCACATATACTCTACTGGGCTCATAATATTCtctgttataaactgggtggttcgacccctgaatgctgattggctgacagccgtggtatatcagaccatataccatgggtaGGATTTTGCTTCATTCTATTCTATAAGTGTATCGAACGTGTTTATTTCTAGTAACAACGACGCCACTGCAATTTACCAAGGCGTTCCCTGACGTTTTCCTCTTTCAGATTCTGGAGAGGGTTTTAAGTGTGATCGGTGTGGGAAAGTGTTCGCCTATCGATACTACAGAGACAAGCATCTGAAGTACACGCGCTGCGTGGACCAGGGCGACCGGAAGTTCCCGTGCAACCTCTGCAGCAGGTCGTTTGAGAAGAGAGACCGATTGAGGATCCATATACTGCACGTTCACGAGAAACACAGACCACACAAGGTACACGGTCCCTTTGACTTATTAcacaatttgttgtgttacagcctgaattcaaaaaatGGAAAtcaattaacttattttttttttctctcactcatctacacacaatacccaataatgacaaagtggacaCACActttcaaaaacatttttttgtaaagtattgaaatacagaaatacatagTTTCCATGTacataggtattcacacccctttgctatgacacgacaaattgagctcaggtgcatccaatttccttcgatcatctttgagatgtcactacaacatgattggatggagtccacctgtggccaatttaaattgtttggacatgatttagaaacatacctgtctatataaggtcctacagttgacagtgcatgtcagggcaGGAACTATACCATGAAGcccaaggaactgtccgtagatctctgagatagaattgtgacgaggcatatacagtggggagaaacaagtatttgatacactgccgattttgcaggttttcctacttacaaagcatgtaggggtctgtattttttttaatcataggcacacttcaacagTGAGacacggaatctaaaacaaaaattgcAACAGCGAACATTtaatttaagtaattaa from Oncorhynchus mykiss isolate Arlee chromosome 15, USDA_OmykA_1.1, whole genome shotgun sequence includes these protein-coding regions:
- the LOC110490819 gene encoding PR domain zinc finger protein 14-like, which encodes MSLSSIPAVKDKPFHSNPLKGRPVRGSGYYAAPLPGAHHYMNIFRSSQHPLHPLKSLGRLVTDTQAVMPFNFTTGTPSFFGNGGHQATAVNVLHEQIFNVSHIPYFNRMMPGVGHTIYSKHEELAAVVTEHAIRPLSVGLSDFSSPVSSKRSSAPSPSKESLFHLRGTELSPETTRTYSFSEDDLFMVLYGCSRSQVQNSGQAISGVALLGNSVCNSEQLTLETEALGLPEGLSIHQTSYGSLSHYGIYAEKSAITKGTRFGPFQGKLVNTSEIKTYDDNTLMWEVFKNGGLSHFVDGRGSSGNWMSLVKCARFPEEQNLIAVQSKGQIFYEACKEVQPGQELLVWYGDCYVQFLGIPLTLKDSLEEGNTMLPLEDSGEGFKCDRCGKVFAYRYYRDKHLKYTRCVDQGDRKFPCNLCSRSFEKRDRLRIHILHVHEKHRPHKCSVCGKSFSQSSSLNKHMRVHSGERPYKCVYCNKAFTASSILRTHIRQHSGERPFKCKHCGKAFASHAAHDSHVRRTHAKDKPYPCDVCRSTFQEATELNNHMKSHTKIPLSETTTISINGSLEDTTTMLSVTKDCRTQKLTEENISYTGLTVLNPEYRPWN